One genomic window of Neisseria sp. oral taxon 014 str. F0314 includes the following:
- a CDS encoding TetR family transcriptional regulator: MSESARTKFIAAGEKLYPELGYSKLSVRLLAAEAELSSGMFHHLFENKDVFMLEMFRHYNITAFGRLDFADVPDEPFARLYYAAFAIAQSVRDNLLFIQRIFTDSADNIAIANEFLKSEMEERTRVIVGLLEECAAIDDGVPTATIQRLGYLSSAVIAPMVLGTRFNSMGLLSDELSRNVGALLTDEAISQRLEWAVCAMFPSRLECVGIRSDRKKQ; encoded by the coding sequence ATGTCCGAGTCAGCGCGTACCAAATTCATTGCCGCGGGTGAGAAACTTTATCCTGAACTGGGTTACAGCAAGCTTTCTGTGCGGCTGCTTGCCGCCGAAGCGGAATTAAGTTCGGGAATGTTTCATCATCTTTTTGAAAACAAAGATGTTTTTATGTTGGAAATGTTCCGTCATTACAATATAACCGCATTCGGGCGTTTAGATTTCGCCGACGTGCCGGATGAGCCGTTTGCGCGCCTGTATTACGCCGCTTTCGCCATTGCGCAATCGGTTCGGGATAATTTATTGTTTATACAGCGTATTTTTACTGATAGTGCCGATAATATCGCTATTGCCAACGAGTTTCTCAAGTCTGAAATGGAAGAACGGACGAGGGTGATTGTGGGGTTGTTGGAGGAGTGTGCCGCTATTGATGACGGGGTGCCGACAGCCACGATACAGCGGTTGGGTTATCTCAGCAGCGCGGTAATTGCGCCGATGGTGTTGGGGACGCGGTTTAACAGTATGGGATTGTTGTCGGACGAGTTGAGCCGGAATGTGGGGGCGTTGCTGACTGACGAGGCCATCAGCCAGCGTTTGGAATGGGCGGTTTGCGCCATGTTCCCGAGCCGTCTTGAATGTGTCGGTATCCGGTCGGATAGGAAAAAACAATGA
- a CDS encoding peptidoglycan DD-metalloendopeptidase family protein has translation MLKKTAFYAVPAALALLVGACTTQQPAPVVAGTSGGGSAASSSNPYGATPYEPNAGNNPAESAPYTPPASQSYPAASSGGYIPSNAPVDINAATHTVVRGDTVYNIAKRYQITQDNLRAWNNMADNTISVGQVLRVKPAGYTAPAGGAATSAARTQPPAASSATPNVPSTPQANTSKVATPATTPTVSTGGVRNTGGITWQRPTAGNVITKFGGTNKGVDIAGNPGQPVVAAADGKVVYAGSGLRGYGNLVIIQHSPTFLSAYGHNQSLLVNEGQTVKRGQTIAKMGNSDASRTQLHFEVRQNGKPVNPANYVAF, from the coding sequence ATGTTGAAAAAGACCGCATTCTATGCTGTTCCGGCAGCTTTGGCTCTTTTAGTCGGTGCTTGTACCACCCAACAACCTGCTCCCGTCGTAGCAGGAACTTCGGGTGGCGGTTCGGCCGCTTCTTCAAGCAATCCGTATGGTGCAACGCCTTATGAACCGAATGCGGGCAACAACCCTGCCGAATCCGCACCGTATACTCCGCCTGCTTCGCAAAGTTATCCTGCTGCTTCTTCCGGCGGCTACATTCCTTCCAATGCGCCCGTCGATATTAACGCGGCCACTCATACCGTAGTACGCGGAGATACGGTTTATAATATTGCCAAACGTTACCAGATTACCCAAGACAATCTGCGCGCTTGGAACAATATGGCCGACAATACCATCAGCGTGGGTCAGGTTCTGCGCGTGAAACCGGCGGGTTATACCGCTCCGGCAGGCGGCGCGGCAACTTCTGCGGCGCGTACTCAGCCTCCAGCAGCTTCATCTGCCACACCGAATGTACCTTCTACCCCGCAGGCAAACACATCTAAGGTTGCAACTCCTGCGACAACGCCGACCGTATCGACGGGCGGTGTGCGCAACACCGGCGGCATTACTTGGCAGCGGCCGACTGCGGGCAACGTCATCACTAAATTCGGCGGTACCAACAAAGGTGTGGACATTGCCGGTAATCCGGGGCAGCCTGTCGTGGCTGCGGCCGATGGTAAAGTGGTATATGCCGGTTCCGGACTGCGCGGTTACGGTAATTTGGTTATTATTCAGCATAGTCCGACTTTCCTGAGCGCATACGGTCATAACCAAAGCCTTTTGGTTAACGAAGGTCAGACTGTGAAACGTGGCCAGACCATTGCCAAAATGGGCAATTCCGATGCCAGCCGTACCCAACTTCACTTTGAGGTGCGTCAAAACGGCAAACCTGTCAATCCTGCCAATTATGTTGCTTTCTAA
- the surE gene encoding 5'/3'-nucleotidase SurE, with protein MNILICNDDGYLAPGIAVLARVAGEFANVRVVAPERDRSGVSNSLTLDRPLHIKQAQNGFYYVSGTPTDCIHLGLHALPDFRPDLVFSGINNGANMGDDTLYSGTVAAATEAYLMGIPAVAFSLNDYSGRYWETAEKAAWMMIDRLVKTPPKLPVLWNVNIPAVASDEIQGIKITRLGRRHHEQSVVPMRNPRGEPIYWIGPVGDISDREEGTDFGECEAGFITVTPLQIDLTDYAQLEGVVRFWEGTVKAE; from the coding sequence ATGAATATCTTAATCTGTAATGACGACGGTTATCTCGCCCCCGGAATTGCCGTTTTGGCGCGCGTGGCAGGGGAGTTTGCCAATGTGCGCGTAGTTGCGCCCGAACGCGACCGCAGCGGCGTCAGCAATTCGCTGACGCTTGACCGGCCGTTGCATATCAAACAGGCACAGAACGGGTTTTACTATGTCAGCGGTACGCCGACCGACTGCATTCATCTGGGGTTGCACGCTTTGCCGGATTTCCGTCCTGATTTGGTGTTTTCCGGCATCAACAACGGTGCGAATATGGGAGACGACACGCTTTATTCGGGTACGGTGGCTGCGGCGACAGAAGCCTATTTGATGGGTATTCCCGCAGTGGCCTTCTCATTGAACGATTACAGCGGACGGTATTGGGAAACCGCGGAAAAAGCGGCTTGGATGATGATTGACCGCTTGGTCAAAACACCGCCCAAACTGCCTGTATTATGGAACGTGAACATCCCTGCCGTCGCGTCCGATGAGATTCAGGGAATCAAAATAACCCGACTCGGACGCCGCCATCATGAACAGAGCGTCGTACCGATGCGCAATCCGCGCGGCGAACCGATTTACTGGATAGGGCCGGTCGGCGATATTTCCGATCGCGAGGAAGGTACCGATTTCGGAGAATGCGAGGCAGGATTTATTACCGTTACCCCGTTGCAGATTGATTTGACCGATTATGCGCAGTTGGAAGGCGTGGTCAGATTTTGGGAAGGGACGGTAAAGGCGGAATAA
- a CDS encoding DNA adenine methylase: MMQKYHSTAPLPFVGQKRYFIKHFTKVLSQIPADGKHWTIVDVFGGSGLLAHVAKRIKPQARVIYNDYDNYSDRLRHIPDYNRLREQIAQIVGGIPKGSRLDPERTRSVQQTITNFQGHIDVRVLSSWLLFSAKQANSLEQLLGFEFYNKVRQSPYSIAADYLDGLEITRQDYNLLMAEHQHNPNTLLVLDPPYVSTAQGAYAADKYFNMVSFLRMIQYMRPPFILFSSTRSEALDYFQFLQECEPDKYRRFSGYNIVSLDAKMGKGIEYQDNMIYKID; encoded by the coding sequence ATGATGCAAAAATACCACTCAACGGCCCCGCTGCCATTTGTCGGACAGAAGCGATATTTCATTAAACACTTCACTAAAGTATTGTCGCAAATTCCAGCTGACGGCAAACATTGGACAATTGTAGACGTATTCGGCGGCAGCGGCTTGTTGGCACACGTTGCAAAACGTATCAAACCGCAGGCGCGGGTAATTTACAACGACTATGACAACTACTCAGACCGCCTGCGGCACATCCCAGATTACAACCGTTTGCGTGAACAAATCGCGCAGATAGTTGGCGGCATCCCCAAAGGCTCAAGGCTAGACCCTGAACGCACCCGATCAGTGCAACAAACAATCACTAATTTCCAAGGCCACATTGATGTGCGCGTACTTTCATCATGGCTTTTATTTAGTGCCAAACAAGCAAATTCGCTTGAACAATTGCTGGGGTTTGAGTTCTACAATAAGGTACGCCAATCCCCATACTCCATCGCTGCCGACTATTTAGACGGCCTCGAAATCACCCGGCAAGACTATAATCTTTTGATGGCTGAGCATCAGCATAACCCCAATACTCTGCTGGTATTAGACCCGCCTTATGTGTCCACTGCTCAGGGTGCGTATGCCGCTGATAAATACTTTAATATGGTCAGCTTCCTGCGTATGATTCAGTATATGCGCCCACCGTTTATCCTATTTAGCTCCACCCGTAGCGAGGCGCTGGACTACTTCCAATTTTTGCAAGAGTGCGAACCGGACAAATACCGGCGCTTCAGCGGCTACAATATCGTTTCACTAGATGCCAAGATGGGCAAAGGAATCGAGTATCAGGACAATATGATTTATAAAATAGATTAA
- a CDS encoding Com family DNA-binding transcriptional regulator, with protein sequence MVYYRELRCVYCKKLLAKGSGNVQIKCNRCKTVNTFS encoded by the coding sequence ATGGTTTATTATCGTGAATTACGTTGTGTCTACTGCAAAAAACTGTTGGCCAAAGGCAGCGGTAACGTACAAATCAAGTGTAACCGTTGTAAAACGGTTAATACTTTCAGCTAG
- a CDS encoding tail fiber domain-containing protein has protein sequence MDLIQTPNKQFVDGDRRTPGTPVPAWWLNQLQGELYSILNAVGIEPNKADHAQVLSAIKTLAADASQVASIDALRKYSGTGYVNVNAYHANTTVGGGVFVADKADKSTADNGCTVIVSTDGTRWKRVFSGMLNLHDFGYVASKNNALATLNAAETAALGIVVDCLGLSIDTGSNYPQKNKYTNGKFVINGKTVDVQYQAIRNGIGRFIAGSGAAASLKSGEWTGAGVVVIGEGAMGKTEKCVSAIAIGDRAQGFSRISRDNISIGADSLINVQADTEWYDQSKLSGTRNIGIGGNAGRGITSGSSNVAVGRNSGQGIGTGSSNVALGAASLAGTAPIGLTGDIEVFWPSPTSLTVAIGEAVLQMYQGRDAQTAVGGSAAKNAKAAEKMTVVGASALENLERNRAPNGGDVLWRGTESGSYIQNGHDITLNFGNIRGAQVGYWVGIRLTSGEAATVQGDVVPVEVTAAAGNSLTIRSPKELNASGNAELKYVYSTSSAAAKNEELTVIGTNALKSAVSGAYTTVVGADAMSSSDNPQKTVAIGASALRNGTHLSSVALGYWCAPTISSEQSVFIGDSAGYRNIQGDVLSGKITNSIAIGYGARLGGSNEIQLGMFNQTLYAPSAVNIRSDARDKADIKPLSLGLDFVNKLKPVTGVYDRRDAYTDELFTDLPQGERTEKLREWWKNPTKDGRYKEDRIQHWFIAQDVAALEAEYGALPMINFRQDTYTIEYEMFVPVLTKAIQEMAARIETLETEIKELKK, from the coding sequence ATGGACTTAATCCAAACCCCGAATAAGCAATTTGTCGACGGCGACCGCCGCACGCCCGGTACTCCCGTACCCGCATGGTGGCTGAACCAGTTACAAGGCGAGTTGTACAGCATTTTAAACGCGGTTGGCATTGAGCCTAACAAAGCCGACCATGCCCAAGTCTTATCGGCCATTAAAACGCTGGCCGCCGATGCTTCGCAGGTTGCCAGTATTGATGCTCTGCGTAAATACAGCGGCACAGGCTATGTGAACGTCAACGCCTATCACGCCAATACAACAGTGGGCGGCGGCGTGTTTGTGGCGGATAAAGCCGATAAATCTACCGCTGATAACGGCTGTACCGTTATTGTTTCTACCGACGGCACGCGCTGGAAGCGTGTGTTTTCAGGGATGCTTAACCTGCATGATTTTGGCTATGTGGCCAGCAAAAACAATGCACTCGCCACTTTGAATGCCGCTGAAACCGCCGCGCTTGGCATTGTTGTCGACTGCTTAGGTTTATCTATTGATACGGGTAGTAACTACCCGCAAAAAAACAAATACACAAACGGCAAGTTCGTGATTAACGGCAAAACTGTCGATGTGCAATACCAAGCCATCCGCAACGGCATCGGTCGGTTTATTGCAGGCAGCGGCGCAGCGGCAAGCCTTAAGTCAGGAGAATGGACCGGGGCGGGGGTAGTTGTCATCGGCGAAGGTGCGATGGGAAAAACTGAAAAATGCGTTTCTGCCATTGCAATTGGTGACCGCGCTCAGGGCTTTTCCCGCATCAGTCGCGATAACATCTCCATCGGAGCCGACAGCTTGATTAATGTACAAGCTGATACGGAGTGGTACGACCAATCAAAATTGAGCGGAACGCGCAATATTGGTATCGGCGGAAATGCAGGCCGTGGTATTACTAGTGGTTCTTCAAATGTGGCAGTCGGACGAAATTCCGGGCAAGGCATAGGAACGGGTTCTTCAAATGTAGCCTTGGGCGCCGCTTCGCTAGCTGGCACAGCACCAATCGGATTAACAGGTGACATCGAAGTGTTTTGGCCGTCTCCAACATCCCTCACCGTTGCCATCGGCGAAGCTGTTTTACAGATGTACCAAGGCCGAGATGCACAAACTGCGGTGGGTGGCAGTGCGGCAAAAAATGCCAAAGCCGCAGAAAAAATGACTGTGGTTGGCGCATCCGCCCTTGAAAACCTAGAGCGCAACCGCGCACCGAATGGTGGCGATGTACTGTGGAGAGGAACGGAAAGCGGCAGTTATATTCAGAACGGCCATGATATTACGTTGAACTTTGGCAATATTCGAGGCGCTCAAGTCGGTTACTGGGTGGGTATCCGTCTGACTTCAGGCGAGGCGGCCACCGTGCAGGGTGACGTGGTACCGGTAGAAGTAACAGCAGCGGCAGGCAACAGCCTCACCATCCGCAGCCCGAAAGAGCTTAACGCATCGGGTAACGCAGAACTTAAATATGTTTATTCGACATCATCGGCGGCGGCGAAAAACGAAGAATTGACAGTGATTGGCACGAATGCACTCAAGAGTGCAGTAAGTGGCGCATATACGACTGTAGTTGGCGCTGATGCAATGTCATCAAGCGATAACCCACAAAAAACGGTTGCTATTGGTGCCTCGGCATTGCGGAATGGTACTCATTTGTCCAGTGTGGCCCTCGGGTATTGGTGCGCCCCGACTATCAGTAGCGAGCAAAGCGTATTTATTGGCGATTCAGCAGGTTATCGGAATATACAGGGCGATGTATTGAGCGGAAAAATTACCAATTCTATCGCCATCGGCTACGGCGCACGTTTGGGTGGTAGTAACGAAATTCAGCTTGGTATGTTCAACCAAACTCTTTATGCGCCGTCGGCAGTCAATATCCGCTCAGATGCGCGTGATAAAGCCGATATTAAACCGTTGTCTTTGGGTTTGGACTTTGTCAATAAACTCAAACCGGTAACGGGTGTATATGACCGCCGCGATGCTTACACCGACGAGCTGTTTACCGACCTACCACAGGGGGAGCGAACCGAAAAACTGCGGGAATGGTGGAAGAACCCGACCAAAGACGGCCGCTACAAAGAAGACCGCATACAGCACTGGTTTATCGCCCAAGACGTGGCTGCTCTTGAGGCTGAATACGGCGCGCTGCCGATGATTAATTTCAGGCAAGATACATACACCATCGAATACGAGATGTTTGTGCCCGTTTTAACCAAAGCCATCCAAGAAATGGCCGCAAGAATTGAAACATTGGAAACCGAAATCAAGGAATTGAAAAAATGA
- a CDS encoding YmfQ family protein, whose translation MSHQTLLAAMRPPVSYDTVGETAEIKAEAGVFDIVADHAEGVKNAPFPDAENDYLYRWEELLAITPPAGANTQQRTDAVLAKLNALGGLSIAYFTAIAESAGYTVTIYEEDQFRAGESCAGDCLNTEDAIWRWCVDIADGKATAYIFRAGQSRAGDRISVYTDPIIETMFEELKPAWTYCRFEYEEEV comes from the coding sequence GTGAGCCATCAAACCTTACTCGCCGCCATGCGCCCGCCCGTCAGCTACGACACCGTAGGAGAAACGGCAGAAATCAAAGCCGAAGCGGGTGTGTTTGATATTGTGGCCGACCATGCGGAAGGAGTGAAAAATGCTCCGTTCCCTGATGCGGAAAACGATTACCTGTACCGCTGGGAAGAGCTGCTGGCCATCACCCCGCCTGCCGGAGCCAATACCCAACAACGTACTGATGCCGTGCTGGCCAAACTCAATGCCTTGGGCGGTTTGAGTATTGCCTACTTTACCGCCATCGCCGAATCGGCAGGCTACACCGTCACCATTTACGAAGAAGACCAATTCCGCGCCGGCGAAAGCTGTGCAGGTGATTGTTTGAATACCGAAGACGCCATCTGGCGTTGGTGCGTCGACATCGCCGACGGCAAAGCCACCGCCTATATTTTCCGCGCCGGTCAAAGCCGTGCAGGCGACCGCATCAGTGTGTACACCGACCCGATTATCGAAACGATGTTTGAAGAATTAAAACCGGCATGGACGTATTGCCGCTTTGAATATGAAGAAGAGGTATAA
- a CDS encoding baseplate J/gp47 family protein → MTQALNLEQIRANYLRDLQNQNPAAHVHAGSDNHVRATAIAAVGEGQYQHQEWILRQAFADTADSAYLEKHAAKYGIYRKTATFAGGKVRVRGAVGATVPVGQQINVGDKVYLTAESAVIGALGSAEIAVIATVAGSAQNQTAESAATLQSVPAGIDSSAVLLTMVGGTDAESDESLLARYEERLRRPAAGGNQYDFRNWCLEVPGVVDAFIYPLRRGNGFVDAVILGENGIPSAETLAAVQAHVDAVRPVTRKNGFLALAPSIQTVNVAVTITLSSGTDTDTATAAIKSAVNAYFDALKPGDTLIKSQLETLISEVYGVRDRVLTTPVGNIKPQESAEDIYWLRPGSINVEYTT, encoded by the coding sequence ATGACGCAGGCACTGAATTTAGAACAAATCCGCGCCAACTATCTGCGCGACCTGCAAAACCAAAACCCTGCCGCCCATGTACACGCGGGCAGCGACAACCATGTACGCGCCACCGCCATTGCCGCAGTGGGCGAAGGCCAATACCAGCATCAAGAGTGGATTTTGCGCCAAGCCTTTGCCGATACCGCAGACAGCGCCTATTTGGAAAAACACGCTGCCAAATACGGCATCTACCGCAAAACCGCCACCTTCGCGGGCGGCAAGGTGCGTGTTCGCGGCGCGGTCGGTGCAACGGTGCCGGTTGGCCAACAGATCAATGTGGGCGATAAGGTGTATTTAACCGCCGAATCCGCCGTTATCGGTGCACTTGGAAGTGCCGAAATAGCCGTTATCGCCACTGTTGCGGGTAGTGCTCAAAATCAAACCGCCGAATCCGCGGCTACGCTGCAAAGCGTACCTGCGGGGATTGACAGTTCCGCCGTCTTGCTAACGATGGTCGGCGGTACAGATGCCGAAAGCGATGAGAGCCTGTTGGCACGCTACGAAGAACGTCTGCGTCGACCCGCTGCGGGCGGTAACCAATACGACTTCCGCAATTGGTGCTTGGAAGTGCCGGGTGTGGTTGATGCATTTATCTACCCTTTGCGTCGTGGTAACGGCTTTGTCGATGCCGTCATTTTGGGGGAAAACGGTATTCCCAGCGCAGAAACACTGGCCGCCGTACAAGCTCATGTCGATGCGGTGCGACCTGTTACCCGTAAAAACGGCTTTCTAGCACTCGCACCTAGTATCCAGACCGTGAATGTGGCCGTCACCATTACCTTAAGCAGCGGTACGGATACCGATACGGCCACCGCTGCCATCAAATCAGCTGTAAACGCCTATTTTGATGCCTTAAAACCCGGCGACACCCTAATTAAAAGCCAGTTGGAAACCTTAATCAGCGAAGTGTACGGCGTGCGTGACCGTGTCTTAACCACCCCTGTGGGCAATATCAAGCCTCAGGAGAGTGCCGAAGACATTTACTGGCTGCGCCCGGGCAGTATTAACGTGGAGTACACCACGTGA
- a CDS encoding phage GP46 family protein has product MDALLNPQTGGYVVNQSAQSIENELYIRLVTPLGSYWADRTLGSRLHELRRQKHLKRIEVLAKQYAEQALQPVIQSKRAQSIQVTASAPQHGWLKLHIEAVDAAGDTVTLNHKVAVI; this is encoded by the coding sequence ATGGACGCTTTACTTAATCCCCAAACGGGCGGCTATGTGGTCAACCAATCTGCCCAATCCATCGAAAACGAGCTGTATATCCGCTTGGTCACGCCCTTGGGCAGTTACTGGGCAGACCGCACGCTCGGCAGCCGTCTGCACGAATTGCGCCGCCAAAAGCATTTAAAGCGCATCGAAGTGCTGGCCAAGCAGTACGCCGAGCAAGCCTTGCAGCCCGTGATTCAGTCCAAACGCGCCCAATCCATCCAAGTAACCGCATCCGCCCCGCAGCACGGCTGGCTGAAGCTGCATATTGAAGCCGTCGATGCCGCGGGCGATACCGTAACCCTGAACCACAAGGTAGCCGTGATATGA
- a CDS encoding phage baseplate assembly protein V, which translates to MDAKTIDNRIRRAFNGIRQAFRGKIARVKAAGGVQQIQVEGLEGETVQDLEHAENFGFTSNPPAGSDCVVVPLGGKTSHGIIVTTTNGAYRITGLVEGETAVYNADGAKMVLKKGRIIEIDCETLNIKAPGGVNIDAPNVGCTAQITAEGQINGNGGMAVKGGSGTSFTGNVKMVGDLDTTGKLTNNGKSVGSDHKHTGDSGGTTSDPL; encoded by the coding sequence ATGGATGCAAAAACCATAGACAACCGTATCCGACGGGCATTTAACGGCATCCGCCAAGCCTTCCGCGGCAAAATCGCCCGCGTCAAAGCAGCCGGCGGCGTGCAGCAAATCCAAGTGGAAGGTTTGGAAGGCGAAACCGTGCAGGACTTGGAACACGCCGAAAACTTCGGTTTTACGTCGAACCCGCCCGCAGGCAGCGATTGCGTCGTCGTACCGTTGGGCGGCAAAACCAGCCACGGCATCATCGTCACCACCACCAACGGCGCATACCGCATTACCGGCCTTGTCGAAGGCGAAACGGCGGTTTACAACGCCGACGGTGCCAAGATGGTGTTAAAGAAAGGCCGGATTATCGAAATTGACTGCGAAACGCTGAATATCAAAGCACCGGGCGGCGTGAATATTGACGCGCCCAATGTAGGCTGCACCGCGCAGATTACCGCCGAGGGTCAAATCAACGGCAACGGCGGCATGGCAGTGAAAGGCGGCAGTGGCACATCATTTACCGGCAATGTGAAGATGGTCGGCGATTTGGACACTACCGGCAAACTGACCAACAACGGTAAAAGTGTCGGCTCCGACCACAAACACACCGGCGACAGCGGCGGCACGACATCCGACCCGCTGTAA
- a CDS encoding phage baseplate assembly protein, producing the protein MVSDLLTPADDFSVTLGRPVDAKPDTVRAGDKVEVRVGGDTVLSGRIDRVQTVTEKGGKTLTIQGRDDAGVLLDCSAPLFNAQDMDLNQIIEKIVKPLGLAKIRIDAAKTDKTHKVQIEPGSRAWDALLEYAEANGLWPWLEPDGTLVIGGPDYTAAPVAELVLRTNGQNNNIKRLEVNRDMAARYSEVTVLAQSHSGKNNIKATAKDESVKLHRPLIVTEPDIDSQAQAQRKAKKRLADSRLEGLTITATVQGHRTDDGTLWQPGQRINVLSEPDGIDAVYFLMARTFTGGRGQPTETVLTLKEDGAWVLDADPPKKSGKTKRPSESRKANGQAAAKPKKRRQAKQAGQELQVI; encoded by the coding sequence ATCGTTTCCGACCTGCTCACCCCCGCCGATGACTTTTCAGTCACACTTGGCCGCCCCGTCGATGCCAAACCCGATACGGTGCGGGCGGGTGACAAGGTTGAAGTGCGTGTGGGCGGCGATACGGTATTGAGCGGCCGCATAGACCGCGTGCAGACCGTTACTGAAAAAGGCGGCAAAACCTTAACCATACAAGGCCGCGATGATGCGGGCGTGCTATTGGACTGCTCCGCCCCGCTGTTTAACGCGCAAGATATGGATTTAAACCAAATCATCGAAAAAATCGTCAAGCCTTTGGGTTTGGCCAAAATCCGCATTGATGCCGCCAAAACCGACAAAACCCACAAAGTGCAGATCGAGCCGGGCAGCCGCGCGTGGGACGCCCTGCTGGAATATGCCGAGGCAAACGGTTTGTGGCCGTGGCTGGAGCCGGACGGTACGCTGGTAATCGGCGGCCCCGATTACACCGCCGCACCGGTGGCCGAACTGGTTTTACGGACCAACGGCCAAAACAACAACATCAAGCGGCTGGAAGTAAACCGCGATATGGCGGCTCGGTACAGCGAAGTCACCGTGTTGGCGCAAAGCCACAGCGGCAAAAACAACATTAAAGCCACCGCCAAAGACGAATCCGTCAAACTGCACCGCCCCCTAATCGTAACCGAGCCGGACATCGACAGTCAGGCTCAAGCGCAGCGCAAGGCGAAAAAGCGGCTGGCCGACAGCAGGCTGGAAGGCTTAACAATTACCGCCACCGTACAAGGCCACCGCACTGACGACGGTACCTTGTGGCAGCCCGGTCAGCGCATCAACGTATTGAGCGAACCGGACGGCATCGACGCGGTGTATTTCCTGATGGCGAGAACCTTCACCGGCGGTCGCGGCCAACCCACCGAAACCGTGCTGACACTGAAAGAGGACGGCGCATGGGTATTGGATGCCGACCCGCCGAAGAAATCGGGCAAAACCAAAAGGCCGTCTGAAAGCCGCAAAGCCAACGGCCAAGCAGCCGCCAAACCGAAAAAACGCCGCCAAGCCAAGCAGGCCGGACAGGAATTGCAGGTGATTTAA